A window of the Microbacterium sp. AZCO genome harbors these coding sequences:
- the hpaD gene encoding 3,4-dihydroxyphenylacetate 2,3-dioxygenase: MTHDKTLTSSGFYVSQEAPIHSDNPIPTPQASPPDILRCAYMELVVTDLAASRVFYVDVLGLYVTEEDDETIYLRSTEEFIHHNLVLRQGPIAAVAAFSYRVRTPEDLDKAVAFYEELGCRIERRADGFTKGIGDSVRVTDPLGFPYEFFHQTEHVERLSWRYDLHTPGELVRLDHFNQVTPDVPRAVNFMQSLGFRVTEDIQDEEGTVYAAWMRRKPTVHDTAMTGGDGPRMHHVAFATHEKHNILAICDKLGALRRSDAIERGPGRHGVSNAFYLYLRDPDGHRVEIYTQDYYTGDPDNPVVTWDVHDNQRRDWWGNPVVPSWYTEASLVLDLDGNPQPVVARTDLSEMAVTIGADGFSYTRPDDTPDELPSWKQGEFKLGAQL; encoded by the coding sequence ATGACCCACGACAAGACCCTCACCTCCTCCGGCTTCTACGTCTCGCAGGAGGCGCCGATCCACTCCGACAACCCCATTCCGACGCCGCAGGCCTCGCCGCCCGACATCCTCCGGTGCGCGTACATGGAGCTCGTCGTCACCGACCTCGCGGCATCCCGCGTCTTCTACGTCGACGTGCTGGGTCTCTACGTCACCGAGGAGGACGACGAGACGATCTACCTCCGTTCCACGGAGGAGTTCATCCACCACAACCTCGTGCTGCGGCAGGGCCCGATCGCCGCGGTCGCCGCCTTCTCGTACCGCGTGCGCACCCCCGAAGACCTCGACAAGGCCGTCGCCTTCTACGAGGAGCTGGGATGCCGCATCGAGCGGCGCGCCGACGGCTTCACGAAGGGCATCGGCGACTCGGTGCGCGTCACCGATCCGCTCGGCTTCCCGTACGAGTTCTTCCACCAGACCGAGCACGTCGAGCGGCTGTCGTGGCGGTACGACCTGCACACGCCCGGCGAGCTCGTCCGCCTCGACCACTTCAACCAGGTGACGCCCGACGTGCCGCGCGCCGTCAACTTCATGCAGTCGCTCGGCTTTCGCGTGACAGAGGACATTCAGGACGAGGAGGGCACGGTCTACGCCGCGTGGATGCGCCGCAAGCCCACCGTGCACGACACCGCGATGACGGGCGGGGACGGTCCGCGGATGCACCACGTCGCCTTCGCGACGCACGAGAAGCACAACATCCTCGCGATCTGCGACAAGCTCGGGGCTCTCCGTCGCTCGGACGCGATCGAGCGCGGACCCGGCCGCCACGGCGTGTCGAACGCGTTCTACCTCTACCTGCGCGACCCCGACGGGCACCGCGTCGAGATCTACACGCAGGACTACTACACGGGCGACCCCGACAACCCCGTCGTCACGTGGGACGTCCACGACAACCAGCGCCGCGACTGGTGGGGCAACCCCGTCGTCCCGTCGTGGTACACCGAGGCATCCCTCGTCCTCGACCTCGACGGCAACCCGCAGCCCGTCGTCGCCCGCACCGACTTGTCGGAGATGGCCGTCACGATCGGCGCGGACGGCTTCTCGTACACGCGTCCCGATGACACCCCCGACGAGCTGCCGTCCTGGAAGCAGGGCGAGTTCAAGCTCGGCGCCCAGCTCTAG
- the hpaE gene encoding 5-carboxymethyl-2-hydroxymuconate semialdehyde dehydrogenase: MTDTTTASATAERHVPADLPTRIQHYIDGEFVDSADGDTFDVLDPVSNEVYLQAAAGKKADIDRAVAAARRAFTEGPWPRMLPRERSRILHRIADIVESRDARLAELESFDSGLPITQALGQARRAAENFRFFADLIVAQADDTYKVPGRQINYVNRKPIGVAGLITPWNTPFMLESWKLGPALATGNTVVLKPAEFTPLSASLWAGIFEEAGLPKGVFNLVNGLGEDAGDALVKHPDVPLISFTGESSTGQLIFGNAAPFLKGLSMELGGKSPAVVFADADLDAAVDATIFGVFSLNGERCTAGSRILVERDIYDEFVEKYAAQAKRVVVGYPHDPATEVGALVHPEHYDKVVSYIEIGKSEARLVAGGGRPEGFETGNFVEPTVFADVAPDARIFQEEIFGPVVAITPFDSDEEALELANNTKYGLAAYIWTNDLKRAHNFSQAVEAGMVWLNSNNVRDLRTPFGGVKASGLGHEGGYRSIDFYTDQQSVHITLGEVHNPTFGKAHPSTGSGTGSATDLDDPDPR, from the coding sequence TCGGCGACGGCAGAGCGCCACGTGCCCGCCGATCTGCCCACCCGCATCCAGCACTACATCGACGGCGAGTTCGTCGACTCGGCCGACGGTGACACGTTCGACGTGCTCGACCCCGTCTCGAACGAGGTGTACCTGCAGGCAGCCGCGGGCAAGAAGGCCGACATCGACCGCGCCGTCGCCGCGGCGCGGCGCGCCTTCACCGAAGGACCGTGGCCCAGGATGCTGCCGCGCGAGCGCTCCCGCATCCTGCACCGCATCGCCGACATCGTCGAGTCCCGCGACGCGCGGCTCGCCGAGCTCGAGAGCTTCGACTCGGGCCTCCCGATCACGCAGGCGCTCGGGCAGGCCCGGCGCGCCGCCGAGAACTTCCGGTTCTTCGCGGACCTGATCGTCGCCCAGGCCGACGACACCTACAAGGTGCCGGGCCGGCAGATCAACTACGTCAACCGCAAGCCGATCGGCGTGGCCGGGCTCATCACGCCGTGGAACACGCCGTTCATGCTCGAGTCGTGGAAGCTCGGCCCCGCGCTCGCGACCGGCAACACCGTCGTCCTCAAGCCCGCCGAGTTCACGCCGCTGTCAGCGTCGCTGTGGGCCGGCATCTTCGAGGAGGCCGGGCTGCCGAAGGGCGTCTTCAACCTCGTGAACGGGCTCGGTGAGGATGCCGGCGACGCGCTGGTGAAGCATCCCGATGTCCCGCTCATCTCGTTCACGGGCGAGAGCTCGACGGGGCAGCTGATCTTCGGCAACGCCGCGCCGTTCCTCAAGGGCCTCTCGATGGAGCTCGGCGGCAAGTCGCCCGCCGTCGTCTTCGCCGACGCCGACCTCGACGCGGCCGTCGACGCGACGATCTTCGGCGTCTTCTCGCTCAACGGCGAGCGGTGCACCGCGGGTTCGCGGATCCTCGTCGAGCGCGACATCTACGACGAGTTCGTGGAGAAGTATGCGGCGCAGGCGAAGCGCGTCGTCGTCGGCTACCCGCACGACCCGGCGACCGAGGTCGGGGCCCTCGTGCACCCCGAGCACTACGACAAGGTCGTGTCGTACATCGAGATCGGCAAGTCCGAGGCGCGGCTCGTCGCGGGCGGCGGACGCCCGGAGGGCTTCGAGACCGGCAACTTCGTCGAGCCGACGGTGTTCGCCGACGTCGCGCCCGATGCGCGGATCTTCCAGGAGGAGATCTTCGGACCCGTCGTCGCGATCACGCCCTTCGACTCCGACGAGGAGGCGCTGGAGCTCGCCAACAACACGAAGTACGGGCTCGCCGCGTACATCTGGACGAACGACCTCAAGCGGGCGCACAACTTCTCGCAGGCCGTCGAGGCCGGAATGGTGTGGCTCAACTCGAACAACGTCCGCGACCTGCGGACTCCCTTCGGCGGCGTCAAGGCGTCGGGCCTCGGGCACGAGGGCGGCTACCGCTCGATCGACTTCTACACCGACCAGCAGTCGGTGCACATCACCCTCGGCGAGGTGCACAACCCCACCTTCGGCAAGGCCCACCCTTCGACAGGCTCAGGGACCGGTTCTGCGACCGACCTCGACGACCCGGACCCCCGCTGA
- a CDS encoding fumarylacetoacetate hydrolase family protein codes for MLSSEQIAAIADELAEADRAHSVIPRITARYPDATVEDSYAIQGVWRDKNLAAGRTLVGRKIGLTSKAMQQATGITEPDYGVMFDDTVYESGAEIPVDHFSNVRIEVELAFVLKTPLEGPDCTLDDALAAIDYAVPALEVLNSHIELEGRTIVDTISDNAAYGAIVLGTVHKRPDEIDLRWVPGLLYKNGEIEETGVAAGVLGHPATGVAWLANKFHQHGARLEAGEIILAGSFTRPMWVSRGDEVRCDYGPMGVITCRFV; via the coding sequence ATGCTGTCATCCGAGCAGATCGCGGCGATCGCAGACGAGCTCGCCGAAGCCGATCGTGCCCACAGCGTGATCCCGCGGATCACGGCGCGATACCCGGACGCGACGGTGGAGGACTCGTACGCGATCCAGGGGGTATGGCGGGACAAGAACCTCGCCGCGGGCCGCACGCTGGTCGGCCGCAAGATCGGGCTCACGTCGAAGGCGATGCAGCAGGCGACGGGCATCACCGAGCCGGACTACGGCGTGATGTTCGATGACACCGTCTACGAATCCGGCGCCGAGATCCCGGTGGACCACTTCTCCAACGTGCGGATCGAGGTCGAGCTCGCGTTCGTCCTGAAGACGCCGCTCGAAGGCCCCGACTGCACGCTCGACGACGCGCTCGCGGCGATCGACTACGCCGTGCCCGCGCTCGAGGTGCTCAACTCGCACATCGAGCTCGAGGGCCGCACGATCGTCGACACGATCAGCGACAACGCCGCCTACGGGGCGATAGTCCTGGGCACGGTGCACAAGCGCCCAGACGAGATCGACCTGCGCTGGGTGCCGGGACTTCTCTACAAGAACGGCGAGATCGAGGAGACCGGCGTCGCCGCCGGCGTGCTCGGCCACCCGGCGACGGGCGTGGCGTGGCTGGCGAACAAATTCCACCAGCACGGCGCGCGGCTCGAGGCGGGTGAGATCATCCTGGCAGGCTCGTTCACACGCCCGATGTGGGTGAGCCGCGGCGACGAGGTGCGCTGCGACTACGGACCGATGGGAGTCATCACATGCCGCTTCGTCTGA
- a CDS encoding helix-turn-helix domain-containing protein, with amino-acid sequence MASIRHSTDDAQEAAMLEALGLSEDHSAVYRMLLGLPSADLAGIASEASISVGTARRVVDDLEELGLLARLASAPDRIVASPPAVAMLPILRERERQLAAGHQALVHLSDLYREGAAQRAAPDVVEVVFGPDAVAQRLGQLQASAEEQVRAFVLEDVAIMSGADNVEEDRALARGVRYRVVVEAGVLDRPGYIDAVRELEPLGEEVRVLPSLPTRLFVADESHALIPMYSRGERRVAGGLLIHPSGLLDLVIAMFEEAWKSAPTLLASRGVLQERGDDPVDTDLLALLLLGLTDAAAATQLGISVRTVQRRVADLMERAGVATRIQLGAEAVRRGWV; translated from the coding sequence ATGGCGTCGATCCGCCACTCAACCGACGACGCGCAGGAGGCCGCGATGCTCGAGGCGCTCGGACTGAGCGAGGACCACTCCGCCGTCTACCGGATGCTGCTCGGTCTGCCGTCGGCCGATCTCGCGGGCATCGCGAGCGAGGCATCCATCTCGGTGGGAACCGCTCGTCGCGTCGTCGACGACCTGGAGGAGCTGGGACTGCTCGCGCGCCTCGCGTCGGCTCCCGACCGGATCGTGGCGTCGCCACCCGCCGTCGCGATGCTGCCGATCCTGCGCGAGCGCGAGCGCCAGCTCGCCGCCGGTCACCAGGCGCTCGTGCACCTCAGCGACCTGTACCGCGAGGGCGCGGCGCAGCGGGCCGCCCCCGACGTCGTCGAGGTGGTCTTCGGACCGGATGCCGTCGCACAGCGCCTGGGACAGCTGCAGGCGTCGGCCGAGGAGCAGGTGCGGGCCTTCGTGCTCGAGGATGTCGCGATCATGTCGGGCGCCGACAACGTCGAGGAGGACCGAGCGCTCGCCCGCGGCGTGCGCTACCGGGTCGTGGTCGAGGCGGGCGTCCTGGATCGCCCCGGCTACATCGATGCGGTGCGCGAGCTCGAGCCTCTCGGCGAGGAGGTCCGCGTGCTCCCGAGCCTGCCCACGCGGCTCTTCGTCGCCGACGAGTCGCACGCCCTCATCCCGATGTACTCACGCGGCGAGCGCCGCGTCGCAGGCGGCCTGCTCATCCACCCGAGCGGGCTGCTCGACCTCGTCATCGCGATGTTCGAGGAGGCCTGGAAGTCGGCGCCGACGCTGCTCGCGTCGCGGGGAGTCCTCCAGGAGCGGGGCGACGATCCGGTCGACACCGACCTCCTCGCGCTGCTGCTTCTGGGGTTGACGGATGCCGCGGCCGCGACGCAGCTCGGGATCTCGGTGCGCACCGTGCAGCGCCGCGTCGCCGACCTCATGGAGCGGGCGGGCGTCGCGACGCGCATCCAGCTCGGGGCCGAGGCCGTGCGCCGCGGCTGGGTCTGA
- a CDS encoding aldolase/citrate lyase family protein, whose product MPLRLTPTFRQALGEASRPLAGIWVCTGSPLVAEICAGAGLDWVLIDMEHAPNGLESVVAQLHAVSGYPVTPVVRVPIGDVVTIKQVLDLGAQNLLVPMISSAAEAEAAVAAVRYPPRGTRGVGSALARSARWNRVEGYLADADEHVSLFVQIETAAGVEEAAAIAAVDGVDGVFVGPSDLAASMGVLGEQTHPDVVDAVKRTFDAVRKAGKPVGVNAFDPAVADRYLEAGATFVLVGADVALLARGSETLAARFTLTAGNDDKRPSY is encoded by the coding sequence ATGCCGCTTCGTCTGACGCCGACATTCCGCCAGGCTCTCGGCGAGGCATCCCGTCCCCTGGCCGGGATCTGGGTGTGCACCGGCTCGCCGTTGGTCGCCGAGATCTGCGCGGGCGCGGGCCTGGACTGGGTGCTCATCGACATGGAGCACGCGCCCAACGGCCTCGAATCCGTCGTCGCGCAGCTGCACGCCGTGTCGGGCTATCCCGTGACCCCCGTCGTGCGCGTGCCGATCGGCGACGTCGTGACGATCAAGCAGGTGCTCGACCTCGGCGCGCAGAACCTGCTGGTGCCGATGATCTCGTCCGCCGCGGAGGCCGAGGCGGCCGTCGCCGCGGTGCGCTATCCCCCACGCGGCACCCGCGGGGTCGGGTCGGCGCTGGCGCGCAGCGCGCGCTGGAACCGCGTCGAGGGCTATCTCGCCGACGCCGACGAGCACGTCTCGCTGTTCGTGCAGATCGAGACCGCCGCCGGCGTCGAGGAGGCGGCCGCGATCGCCGCGGTCGACGGCGTGGACGGCGTCTTCGTCGGCCCGAGCGACCTCGCCGCGTCGATGGGCGTGCTCGGCGAGCAGACCCATCCCGACGTCGTCGACGCGGTCAAGCGCACGTTCGACGCCGTCCGCAAAGCCGGCAAGCCCGTCGGCGTCAACGCCTTCGACCCCGCCGTCGCCGACCGCTATCTGGAAGCGGGCGCGACCTTCGTGCTCGTCGGCGCCGACGTCGCCCTCCTCGCCCGCGGCTCCGAGACCCTCGCGGCCCGATTCACCCTCACCGCCGGCAACGACGACAAGCGCCCGTCGTACTGA